One genomic region from Candidatus Xiphinematobacter sp. encodes:
- a CDS encoding ribonuclease HIII — MRFLASQPLTTHTYTAPLTCHQVKKLRQVLILHGFRLESQPHTVFCAQKDKLRVVVYLKGPKVLIQGKGIEDFITFQLEPNVLEQASFGYTQVTQPELHEAHFGIDESGKGDFFGPLVIAGVYVNCSLARALSSLGVQDSKRVASDKRIRTLAQQIRKSGTPSEVIAISPLRYNELFLQFRNLNKLLAWGHARVLENLCKKQPDCSYALSDQFADARLLQQALMTHGRKLSLKQRTKAESDIAVAAASILARERLIDWLDVASVRYALHLPRGVSQTVKKAAVTAIEKYGLQILHRIAKVHFKTAEEVSLLAHRSPCLPQERAAP; from the coding sequence ATGAGGTTTCTGGCATCTCAACCACTTACCACTCACACCTACACCGCTCCGCTCACTTGCCATCAAGTTAAAAAACTCCGACAAGTATTAATACTCCACGGCTTTCGACTTGAAAGCCAACCTCACACGGTCTTCTGCGCACAAAAGGATAAGCTGCGCGTAGTTGTCTACTTGAAGGGCCCCAAGGTGCTTATCCAAGGTAAGGGCATAGAGGACTTTATCACATTTCAACTAGAGCCTAATGTACTCGAACAGGCCTCTTTTGGCTACACTCAGGTAACTCAACCGGAACTCCATGAAGCACATTTTGGTATTGACGAAAGTGGAAAAGGTGACTTTTTTGGCCCCCTGGTTATTGCTGGGGTCTATGTGAATTGCAGCCTTGCGCGCGCCCTCTCCTCACTCGGAGTGCAAGATAGCAAGCGCGTCGCTTCAGATAAACGCATACGCACCCTTGCGCAACAGATTCGCAAATCCGGCACTCCGTCGGAGGTCATTGCTATCTCGCCACTGAGGTATAACGAACTGTTTCTCCAATTTAGGAACTTAAACAAACTTCTTGCGTGGGGCCACGCTCGTGTTCTGGAAAACCTTTGCAAAAAGCAGCCAGATTGCTCGTATGCTTTGTCCGACCAATTTGCAGATGCAAGGCTCCTTCAGCAAGCTTTAATGACTCACGGCAGAAAGCTTTCTCTCAAGCAACGCACTAAGGCAGAATCAGACATCGCAGTAGCTGCTGCTTCTATCCTAGCTAGAGAAAGACTTATCGACTGGTTAGATGTTGCCTCCGTACGGTACGCTCTTCATCTTCCGCGTGGTGTCTCTCAAACTGTCAAGAAGGCGGCTGTTACCGCTATAGAAAAATATGGCCTACAGATTCTCCATAGAATCGCAAAAGTTCACTTTAAAACTGCCGAAGAAGTTTCGCTTCTTGCCCACCGTTCCCCGTGTTTGCCCCAGGAACGAGCCGCCCCATGA
- a CDS encoding A/G-specific adenine glycosylase, protein MPETSYCESMTQQKMERNLHAWFRKCGRDLPWRHTVDPYAILVSEIMLQQTQVGTVLGYFGRWMERFPDIRTLAEAPEDSVLELWQGLGYYSRARSLHRVARMLAQLPGFPRTPAELECLPGIGEYTAHAIVAFAFDDRVPVVDANVARVLSRLFDYPHPVDTVTGMRHLRMLANSLLPVKEGGRLHNSALMELGALICKPRKPLCSQCPLQIGCQTRSPEARPVKRPRIPPQKREDYRAFLCDGKSIWLIRSSERWWVGLWILPTLQRRPSTPCDCVVKFSITCYKVTMRIWRCTVLQEDKRKLQRVALRNLVQVAMPTPHRRGVAAMVEKLHTGAHDKSSELASFS, encoded by the coding sequence ATGCCAGAAACCTCATATTGCGAAAGTATGACCCAACAGAAGATGGAGCGCAATCTTCATGCTTGGTTTCGAAAATGCGGTAGGGACTTGCCATGGAGGCATACTGTTGACCCTTACGCTATTCTGGTTTCAGAGATCATGCTACAGCAGACGCAGGTGGGGACTGTGCTGGGATATTTCGGTCGTTGGATGGAAAGGTTCCCAGATATTAGGACCTTAGCAGAGGCCCCCGAAGACTCTGTGCTCGAGTTATGGCAGGGATTAGGCTACTACAGCCGGGCACGCAGTTTACATCGCGTGGCCAGGATGTTAGCACAGCTTCCTGGATTTCCGAGAACCCCGGCAGAGTTAGAGTGTTTGCCAGGTATTGGTGAATACACTGCACATGCGATAGTCGCTTTTGCATTCGATGATCGCGTACCGGTAGTAGATGCCAACGTTGCGCGCGTACTTAGCCGTTTGTTCGATTATCCTCATCCGGTAGACACTGTTACCGGCATGCGCCATCTACGGATGTTGGCGAATTCCCTCCTCCCTGTCAAGGAGGGTGGAAGATTACACAACTCCGCTCTGATGGAACTGGGTGCTCTGATTTGCAAACCGAGAAAACCTTTGTGTTCTCAATGTCCGTTGCAAATAGGGTGTCAGACCCGCAGTCCGGAAGCTAGACCTGTCAAACGTCCTCGTATACCCCCTCAGAAGAGGGAGGACTATCGCGCATTCTTGTGTGATGGGAAGTCAATTTGGCTTATTCGCTCTTCTGAGCGGTGGTGGGTCGGTCTGTGGATTTTACCCACTCTGCAAAGAAGACCATCAACTCCCTGCGACTGTGTAGTGAAGTTTTCCATAACATGTTACAAGGTGACGATGCGGATTTGGAGGTGCACAGTACTTCAGGAGGACAAGAGGAAACTTCAGAGAGTTGCGTTAAGGAATTTGGTGCAGGTAGCAATGCCAACACCACATCGGCGGGGAGTTGCAGCGATGGTAGAAAAGCTCCATACTGGGGCGCATGACAAAAGTTCAGAGCTCGCCTCCTTCTCCTGA
- the trpB gene encoding tryptophan synthase subunit beta, whose translation MTKVQSSPPSPDIHGYFGSYGGRFIPETLVDPLQKLEIEYQKVQGDPTFWREWRDILQNFCGRPTPLYFAERLTEELGGARVYFKREDLLHTGAHKINNAVGQILLARRMGKRRVIAETGAGQHGVATAAAAARFGMECAVYMGSVDMHRQALNVTRMRLLGAQVVPVSVGQATLKEAVSEAMRDWVANPRTTHYVLGSVLGAHPYPLIVRDFHRIIGEEVRQQILACERRLPDLLVACIGGGSNAMGLFYAFLQDTSVQLVGIEAGGSGIRPGCHAARFQGGRVGILQGTKTWLLADQDGQIERTHSISAGLDYPAVGPEHSLLHEIGRVEYSYATDAEALEAFRVLSRCEGILPALESAHAIAHVLKIGPTLPRDRIILVNLSGRGDKDVEQVAKGQKD comes from the coding sequence ATGACAAAAGTTCAGAGCTCGCCTCCTTCTCCTGACATTCATGGATATTTTGGTTCCTACGGGGGTAGATTTATTCCTGAAACGCTAGTGGATCCATTACAGAAACTGGAGATAGAGTACCAAAAAGTCCAGGGGGATCCCACTTTTTGGAGGGAGTGGAGGGATATTCTCCAAAATTTTTGCGGTCGCCCAACACCATTATACTTTGCAGAGAGGCTAACAGAGGAACTAGGTGGAGCTCGCGTCTATTTTAAGCGTGAAGATTTGCTCCATACAGGCGCGCACAAGATTAACAATGCAGTAGGGCAAATTTTGCTGGCCAGGCGTATGGGTAAGCGCCGAGTCATTGCCGAAACTGGGGCAGGACAGCATGGTGTGGCTACGGCTGCTGCTGCTGCCCGATTTGGGATGGAATGCGCTGTTTACATGGGTTCAGTGGACATGCATCGTCAGGCACTCAATGTAACTCGCATGCGTTTATTGGGGGCACAGGTAGTCCCTGTCTCAGTTGGTCAGGCCACCCTCAAGGAAGCAGTTAGTGAGGCAATGCGAGACTGGGTTGCAAATCCCAGGACAACGCACTACGTTTTGGGATCTGTATTGGGTGCTCACCCTTATCCATTAATAGTGAGGGACTTTCACCGTATTATTGGCGAGGAAGTACGCCAGCAGATCCTTGCGTGTGAGAGGCGCTTACCTGATCTACTTGTTGCGTGTATAGGGGGTGGTAGTAATGCCATGGGCTTGTTTTACGCTTTTCTGCAGGACACATCCGTACAGCTGGTGGGAATTGAGGCAGGTGGGAGTGGAATACGACCTGGATGTCACGCAGCTCGTTTCCAAGGCGGGAGGGTCGGAATTCTCCAGGGAACCAAGACTTGGCTTCTTGCCGACCAAGATGGTCAGATCGAGCGGACACACTCTATCTCAGCAGGGCTAGATTATCCAGCAGTTGGCCCCGAACACAGTCTACTTCATGAGATAGGACGAGTAGAATACAGCTATGCAACAGATGCTGAAGCACTGGAGGCCTTCCGGGTACTTAGTCGCTGTGAGGGAATTTTGCCTGCCCTAGAATCGGCCCACGCCATTGCTCACGTTCTCAAAATAGGCCCTACACTCCCCAGAGACAGAATCATCCTAGTTAACCTTTCTGGGCGAGGGGACAAAGACGTGGAGCAGGTTGCTAAAGGGCAAAAAGATTAA
- the xth gene encoding exodeoxyribonuclease III, with protein sequence MRLISWNVNGIRSVLTKGFLSFLVESRAAVICLQEVRAYPSQVADVCWPTGWHFFWNPASRCGYAGTLLMTRQLPLLVTTGVGIAQHDNEGRVISAEFPGFYLVNVYTPNSGRKLARLDYRIQEWTPAFLGHLLRLAKKKPVIFCGDMNVAHHRIDLARPREHTRHAGFTAEERAAFSKILDAGFLDTFRILHTEGGNYTWWSYQKSSRARNIGWRIDYFCVAASLRESLCDAFIWPSISGSDHCPVGIEIAV encoded by the coding sequence TTGAGACTTATTTCTTGGAACGTTAATGGAATTCGCTCTGTCCTTACGAAAGGGTTCCTCTCTTTTCTTGTGGAGAGTCGAGCTGCAGTTATATGTCTCCAAGAGGTGAGGGCATACCCTAGCCAAGTAGCAGATGTTTGTTGGCCCACTGGGTGGCATTTTTTTTGGAATCCCGCTAGTCGGTGTGGGTACGCTGGAACACTGCTCATGACGCGGCAGCTACCATTGCTGGTCACTACTGGTGTAGGGATAGCTCAACATGATAATGAAGGACGTGTTATCTCTGCTGAATTTCCGGGTTTTTACCTTGTTAATGTCTACACTCCTAACTCTGGGAGGAAGCTAGCTCGCTTAGATTATCGCATTCAGGAATGGACTCCCGCTTTTCTTGGGCATCTCCTTCGCCTGGCTAAAAAAAAGCCTGTCATTTTCTGTGGAGATATGAATGTTGCCCACCACAGAATCGACCTAGCACGGCCGCGGGAGCACACGCGACATGCCGGATTTACTGCCGAAGAGAGAGCGGCTTTCTCGAAAATTCTTGATGCTGGATTTCTCGACACCTTTCGGATATTGCACACTGAAGGTGGGAATTACACTTGGTGGAGCTACCAAAAATCCTCTCGGGCACGGAATATAGGATGGAGAATTGACTATTTTTGTGTTGCAGCCTCTCTACGAGAATCGCTCTGTGATGCTTTTATCTGGCCGTCTATCTCTGGTTCAGATCACTGCCCAGTTGGGATCGAAATTGCTGTATAG